acttaaaggacataacacaaaatgtacttcaaaaatgttaataataataataataactaggtTATTTTTACATACTAATAACTAGGTTACATAATAATAACTAGGTTACATAATAATAACCTAGTTATAATAACTagattatttttacataatttttttttaaaatataatttttttaggtAAACCTTTACTCAAATATGCATGAgtgatatatataagaaaaattaagatataatttacATAAGTCTTAAATCAATTTTGGATTCAGTTTCAGTTTAATCTattcaattgaaaataaataatatcaacaatatcatatcatcaaataatatcaattgtatCGTCCAATAACCACAACCATATATAACTATAACTGATAGTTAATAAACCGTAATTGTACCCGTGTTCATGCCTACTTGTCCATACCCATCCGGTTGCATATCATAGAATTTCCAGATAACCTAAATATAATTGTCTAGCAATCAAACCCGTCAAATATGTCTGATTgcaacatttaaatttttttgatccGAAAAAGCCCTATTCCTCGTAATTCACATGAGTAAATAGTATGTCCGCATATAATCTGCTTGAATTCTTGTTCCCAAAATTTTCGTCCCATATCTTTTCATACATGAATATACCACACAAAATTCTCTTAACCTGATTATTATGAAACTAAGTTGaacaatttcctaaaatataataaatctgttgtttaatattttttcgtAATATGTAAATTAGGTCAGTTTGGCAACATGACTATTTGATACGATTTATTTTAATCCTTAAGTGTATATCTCAAGTAATAATATAGATTTCCTttaattattgaatgaaatattttttagttatactaatgacattttaatgtaaataatatagtaagagaagggcaaataataaaatgtataaaacgTGAGTATTTTATATTGAAGGTATTTTATTAAGGAAACTTATATTAACTTGGATagaatattattagtttttttaataatatatgtgtccataattgatggagaaataaaattacaaaccatAAATCAAATCTTATTGTTTTCTAAGGGGGAAGactataattggtcattagatctcttatataattggtcttagttaaaattttatataagtggattttataaattttaattggtcattagatccctaTATATCTCAACtattcatataatattattatttgttttcatttttattggatccgattttctaaattttataccAATTATTACACTCGCAATAGTGTGATACAAGAGACTGTGTCTATGATTATTTTCTGATGCTTAAGAAAATAACTTAACGTAGAACTAGATTCTAACAACTAAAATAACTTACATGtggttttacaaagaaaaggacGGATCACTAGAATGTCAaacattcaaaatcaaaactgttACATGAGGACACGCAGCTGTTGCTATTATATCGGCGGTTAGTCTTTGATAGTCTCTGTTCATATCCTTTATAATCTTTGactgctctgtttcttccttACTCCATCCGTTAcggattttaatttataagagTAGAGTTTGTGGgttatatcatatatacatcagctgttttcttggtttttaaaaatgaattttagcGGTTTTCTCCATCACGACGACGACAATTCCTCCGGTGGTGGAAACGATTTCTCTTCCGCCGCTATGTCCGGTGGTCTCGTTAAATCTATATTCTCTTCTCCCCGTCTCTCTCTTAGCCTCGTACGGTTATAAGTTAAATATTAtgaatggttttgttttgtcgatCTCAAACGTTAACAATTTCCTCGATAACAGTTTATGTACTTTTGAAAAATGTTGTTACGATGGCTGTGTTGTTGAATTTGTTAGGAAAGATGCAAGTGATGATATGAGCTAAAGATATAATAGTTTCAATCGTTTGTTTCAGTCAACAGCAGAGCTATCTTTGCTCTTTCGATTTGGTTGGTCTTTGACTAGAAGAGTTTTAAAAAAGGACTAGAGTCAAATTGCAAAAAACTAGTAGTAAagtaaaacattatataaattaaCCGGCAAAGGAAACATTAAATAGCTCCAGCAGAAAGAGACAAAATCGTGTGTAGCTACAGATCAGAGTAAGCTCATTTTCTTATACAAAGATCCAAATATCCCACatgaataaattttctcattttaaaaGTATGCACAACTTTTTCAACAAGTGCATATCAAAAGTAAggtttttttaagaaaagatTACCGCATCACCATCAACGATTTTGGACATCATTAATgcagaaacaagcaaacatcaTTAATgcagaaacaagcaaacagacatttatatatcaaaataaacatTTGGAGAAGTCTAACTTATACAGCTTCAACAATCCAATGTAACTCATCCTTGAGATCAGATCAGAGAAGAGATTGTTTCTCAAAGGCAGGAGGGAGTCAAGAAACAATCAGGTGCAGCTAAAACACCAAGAGTGGCTGGGACCTCAGCTAAAGTATTTGCCATCATGTCAAAGAGGCTTGAAACGGCGCCACTTACTGTCTCCAAACATAAACTGCAGCTGCaggtaaggaaaaaaataaaaaatgaaagcttCAGGTTGTTAGGAATTGAGATACAAGCAGGGAGTGACCTCTGTACATACAAACATTAATTGGTTGCTTTGGAGGATTCTGAAGTGGTGTAACCAGAATTTGATTCAAATAACTTCACCAAAGGAGAACGAACAATAACATGTCCAGTGATAAGTAAGGAAAACACACAgatcagagagaaagaaaagaatgacACCAACAaaagagatgttgttgaatCCACGGTAAAGACAAGCTCTCTTCTTACACCTGAAATTTTATTCTAAGTTGATAAAGTGGAGACAATCCACACAAGATGCTCTAACATGTGGCAGCAAATTGGTAGTTTAGGAtttaaacaggaaaaaaaatcaaagaatacAATAGATGTCAAGgcaataaaataaagtaatgcTTTCTCCATCTAACTGAACTCTCTCGATTGTTTGTTAAAGAAGCAACAAAGACAAAGTTAAGGATCACACGATTATTGTAGAGCAATATGAATGGAGCGAAagactattattatttatacataGCTAGCTGCACACAAGTGTTCTGTTCTCTAGAGAAATCCCAGTTGGGTAGCatttctataataaaaaaatggttgCATTTCAACAATTAGATCTGTTAGGATACAAAGACTATATATTTGAAggtcaatttttcttttaatatgttttaatcaaaatgaCATAATCTTTTTTCCACATCTGATAAAATggaatgagttttttttttttgtttttttccatcaaTTGATCGATCTCTATCTAGTTCACTGGTAACTGGTAAGTGGTACGTAACCCTCCTAAACTTTTCTTAAATAATCTggtttacttttcttttggtcaaGTTGCAAATCGACGTACTTGGTCAAAAAGAGGTTGGCCGCTTACCAAATAAACCAACAGAAagactataatataaataaggAATCGATGTTGGAAATGCGCGATTAATAAGAAATTTGCAACGATTTATTGTATTAGATCAAAATCCCAAAACACCTGATTTAGATGTgtatgagtttttttcttttggtttacaaccattttgtaattttacaatCACTACTCATATACACATCACTGATTACACACCTGAGACACATCTATTATACAAATAGTTGTTATTGAAATTTTGTGTCGCtaacattatatttttgtatcgTAGGTTGATCTTGACTATAACTAGTTAAGTACCACAATTTTTAGATGGTATCTATCAGCCTAATGGATAATTTTGTTCACAGATATGATAATATAATGGAtaacattatattattgtttatttattttgtttttgttttttaggagACAATTCATAGGGCTGCACCTGCACCTATACTTCTCTTCATTCATAcgtgtaattattattatttatttatttttgttaaggACGACTAAAAGTGAAAAGTCACGATTACTAGCCTTTGATTTTACATTTAAATCTCTTAATCTGACTTATATTTGCTATGTGAGCGTACGCATATTAATTTGACGTCGCTTAGATGACGTAAGCTATATGACATAATAATCAAATACTATTAGACATGACTTGATATGTGTAATTGGTCTTGGTGAAGACACCCGTTAATGTTTCATTTCAACTTTTGTAGTTGGTGTTACtgatgaaataataataacagagaTACAATACTTTGATAATTTATTTCGGGGATCGGATTAGGAATCAAATTTTAGATGTTATATACTATTCGTTTAAATGTATCGCCGAGTCAACATTTCATATCGTATGTTCTCACCCTTTAAACAGTTGATGAATCTTTGAACTTCTTCATGGGTACGACAGAAACTTAAGACAGAGTTTATTGTGATCTGATTTTCTGGCTGAAAGAAAATTGTCTCGATTAACGTCATCATATTGGTGTAATCACTTGCTCTCATCAACATAGTAACAAAGGATTCATAATGTTGTAATTGTCAATGATCCACTTTGCTCCAATTGGGATATCTTTGTATATTCTTCAGTACTTTTATATACTTCAGTACTTGTATATACTTCAGTATCTTCATGGCATCGCAAATTAAACCTCCCGCGTCACATGCCACAAAAATACCATCGAAGAGATATGTAGATGGTTTGAAGTTTTGATCTGCAACAAGCTTGTGATACATGGAGTagtatatttaaacaaatagtATATAACATGTGAGGAATAGTATATAACATCTAAAACAAGGGAAAAATCTGCAGTCGCCATCAacatttaattatcattttcatttgcAATTGctatatgaaaaaaacaaaatatgaataaGATGAACACACCTCTCTATATTATTTGCATGACATTACTATCAATTTGTATGCAATGTGCATTGATTTCAGCTCATGACTTTAGATGGTGCCTTGCACAAGCTTAGTACAGCTAATAATACTTATCTATTTGGTGACTTTGAaggtatttaatatttatgtacaATTCAATTAGACCTAAGATAACATAAAATTATGTTAAGAGTTTTACATAAATGACatgacaaaattatttatagtttgtAAAACTCTTCATGtcatttatgtaaaattattcATGTCATTTAATTTTCTCTAATGCTGcacaatttaattttgattgatatgtGTAGATACATGGCTAAATTATTCAACCAACACACATTTGTAGGGTCCTTGTTAATAATGAACTTGTCTAAGTTAACTAACActaggattaaaaaaaatagtggcaaataatttttttatatcgcACCTCCGACAAAAATATTGAAGCCTAATCACCAAATATAGACACAATAACAGATTGGTGAGTCAAATACCCGAACCATCAAATGGACCAATACCATATGCACTTGTTCGTTCTTGACTCCAAAAAGCCCATTATAGCTATTATTTATCACATCTAAGAGCGGCTATGATTTTCTGAACGGTGCATGATATCAGATTGTTAACGGTCTCGATTGATTCCACGTTGAGCTTAGTCGTAGGAAGAGAGTTAACCAAAATCTGAAAGGTCACAGTGAGAAGCGAACCGGTTTCCTCCATCCCTTGACCATCTGGGAGAATACCAAACCCAGAAGGAAGCAAAGCCACGTAAGCCGAATCTGCACCCTTCATCACAGCATGCATCGCAGGGATATCTACAGGTGCGTCTATGCTCGTCTCTTGTAGTATCAACATACTACTCTGATTCGCATTCATCgctttcacacacacacaaaattgaGAAAATGGGTCAATAacgtgaaaacaaaaaagtcagaagagagagagagaaaataaaataaaggtcCCAAAATGTCTTGttgattttgacttttttcACTGCATGCTTCCAAATTCAAGATTTGTCCTTTTCCAATCAATCACATACGCACGACAAGATTCATTCATCTGACCACAACTGTCATTTTCAAGACACATGCATGCATATGTATACTTACGGTGGATCGGAGTAAGGAGACGGAGTTGGATTGATCTTGGCCCATGAAGATGTTAGCAATCTCCTGCATTGGTCCACCGTTGGATAAAATGTCCCACTCCGATCTCAAAAGCACATCTCTCAGAAAGTCAAAGAGCCGTCGCGGTGGAACTGGTATCCACACGGATGTGGCTGCACTTAGGAGAATCCCCGGTGGTTCGCCGGAATCATCCATGTTCTTTCGAGTCATGATCCTCTCGTCTTCATCGATGTTACCAATCTCAAGTTTACTCCAtttttgggaagaagaagcgCATACGCCTCTTCAGAACTTTTGAGTCATTCTTTGTGCTAGCTTCAACATGCTTTTCTTTCCNNNNNNNNNNNNNNNNNNNNNNNNNNNNNNNNNNNNNNNNNNNNNNNNNNNNNNNNNNNNNNNNNNNNNNNNNNNNNNNNNNNNNNNNNNNNNNNNNNNNNNNNNNNNNNNNNNNNNNNNNNNNNNNNNNNNNNNNNNNNNNNNNNNNNNNNNNNNNNNNNNNNNNNNNNNNNNNNNNNNNNNNNNNNNNNNNNNNNNNNNNNNNNNNNNNNNNNNNNNNNNNNNNNNNNNNNNNNNNNNNNNNNNNNNNNNNNNNNNNNNNNNNNNNNNNNNNNNNNNNNNNNNNNNNNNNNNNNNNNNNNNNNNNNNNNNNNNNNNNNNNNNNNNNNNNNNNNNNNNNNNNNNNNNNNNNNNNNNNNNNNNNNNNNNNNNNNNNNNNNNNNNNNNNNNNNNNNNNNNNNNNNNNNNNNNNNNNNNNNNNNNNNNNNNNNNNNNNNNNNNNNNNNNNNNNNNNNNNNNNNNNNNNNNNNNNNNNNNNNNNNNNNNNNNNNNNNNNNNNNNNNNNNNNNNNNNNNNNNNNNNNNNNNNNNNNNNNNNNNNNNNNNNNNNNNNNNNNNNNNNNNNNNNNNNNNNNNNNNNNNNNNNNNNNNNNNNNNNNNNNNNNNNNNNNNNNNNNNNNNNNNNNNNNNNNNNNNNNNNNNNNNNNNNNNNNNNNNNNNNNNNNNNNNNNNNNNNNNNNNNNNNNNNNNNNNNNNNNNNNNNNNNNNNNNNNNNNNNNNNNNNNNNNNNNNNNNNNNNNNNNNNNNNNNNNNNNNNNNNNNNNNNNNNNNNNNNNNNNNNNNNNNNNNNNNNNNNNNNNNNNNNNNNNNNNNNNNNNNNNNNNNNNNNNNNNNNNNNNNNNNNNNNNNNNNNNNNNNNNNNNNNNNNNNNNNNNNNNNNNNNNNNNNNNNNNNNNNNNNNNNNNNNNNNNNNNNNNNNNNNNNNNNNNNNNNNNNNNNNNNNNNNNNNNNNNNNNNNNNNNNNNNNNNNNNNNNNNNNNNNNNNNNNNNNNNNNNNNNNNNNNNNNNNNNNNNNNNNNNNNNNNNNNNNNNNNNNNNNNNNNNNNNNNNNNNNNNNNNNNNNNNNNNNNNNNNNNNNNNNNNNNNNNNNNNNNNNNNNNNNNNNNNNNNNNNNNNNNNNNNNNNNNNNNNNNNNNNNNNNNNNNNNNNNNNNNNNNNNNNNNNNNNNNNNNNNNNNNNNNNNNNNNNNNNNNNNNNNNNNNNNNNNNNNNNNNNNNNNNNNNNNNNNNNNNNNNNNNNNNNNNNNNNNNNNNNNNNNNNNNNNNNNNNNNNNNNNNNNNNNNNNNNNNNNNNNNNNNNNNNNNNNNNNNNNNNAATTTTGCAAAATACCTTACGCCACTTCACACGTGCCACTAAACTGAAAGCTTTAGAGGCTAATGTAGATTTTCTAGGTTTCACCCTCAAGCTTTCTTGTGCAATTACGGCCCCACGATGGCAGTCGAACAAACAGGCTCTGTTTAGTGTCACAAATCAACAGATTTTATAGAATTGAAAAATTAGTATCAAGTTCTGAGGAAATTATCTTACTGATAGTCATTAGTCAAATTAAATGCTCTTTGGTCCCTTTTTATGCAGAGGTGGCAAAAATGCCTATTCTTCGCCATCAACATTTactttatcattttcatttgcAATCGCtacatgaaaaaataaaatatgaataagatGAACACACCTCTCTATATTATTCGCCTGACATTACTATCAATTTGTATGCAATGTGCATTGATTTCAGCTCATGACTTTAGATGGTGCCTTGCACAAGCTTAGTACAGCTAATAATACTTATCTATTTGGTGACTTTGAaggtatttaatatttatgtacaATTCAATTAGACCTAAGATAACATAAAATTATGTTAAGAGTTTTACATAAATGACatgacaaaattatttatagtttgtAAAACTCTTCATGtcatttatgtaaaattattcATGTCATTTAATTTTCTCTAATGCTGcacaatttaattttgattgatatgtGTAGATACATGGCTAAATTATTCAACCAACACACATTTGTAGGGTCCTTGTTAATAATGAACTTGTCTAAGTTAACTAACActaggattaaaaaaaatagtggcaaataatttttttatatcgcACCTCCGACAAAAATATTGAAGCCTAATCACCAAATATAGACACAATAACAGATTGGTGAGTCAAATACCCGAACCATCAAATGGACCAATACCATATGCACTTGTTCGTTCTTGACTCCAAAAAGCCCATTATAGCTATTATTTATCACATCTAAGAGCGGCTATGATTTTCTGAACGGTGCATGATATCAGATTGTTAACGGTCTCGATTGATTCCACGTTGAGCTTAGTCGTAGGAAGAGAGTTAACCAAAATCTGAAAGGTCACAGTGAGAAGCGAACCGGTTTCCTCCATCCCTTGACCATCTGGGAGAATACCAAACCCAGAAGGAAGCAAAGCCACGTAAGCCGAATCTGCACCCTTCATCACAGCATGCATCGCAGGGATATCTACAGGTGCGTCTATGCTCGTCTCTTGTAGTATCAACATACTACTCTGATTCGCATTCATCgctttcacacacacacaaaattgaGAAAATGGGTCAATAacgtgaaaacaaaaaagtcagaagagagagagagaaaataaaataaaggtcCCAAAATGTCTTGttgattttgactttttttcACTGCATGCTTCCAAATTCAAGATTTGTCCTTTTCCAATCAATCACATACGCACGACAAGATTCATTCATATGACCACAACTGTCATTTTCAAGACACATGCATGCATATGTATACTTACGGTGGATCGGAGTAAGGAGACGGAGTTGGATTGATCTTGGCCCTTGAAGATGTTAGCAATCTCCTGCATTGGTCCACCGTTGGATAAAATGTCCCACTCCGATCTCAAAAGCACATCTCTCAGAAAGTCAAAGAGCCGTCGCGGTGGAACTGGTATCCACACGGATGTGGCTGCACTTAGGAGAATCCCCGGTGGTTCGCCGGAATCATCCATGTTCTTTCGAGTCATGATCCTCTCGTCTTCATCGATGTTACCAATCTCAAGTTTACTCCAtttttgggaagaagaagcgCATACGCCTCTTCAGAACTTTTGAGTCATTCTTTGTGCTAGCTTCAACATGCTTTTCTTTCCTATGGAGCTTATGGCtgcattttataaaaaagaaaaagcattcaATAATCAGACAAAGGCGAAAATGTTATTAAAAGGAATGCGTTTTGAAGCGGTAAGCTTACGTGTGGGTTTGTCGCGGTTGGGGATTGCTGAGGACATGAGGATGGTGAGGCTTTCGCATTGTCGTTGCAAAGCTGATATCCACCGTTTGGATCCGAAGGCGAGACCTGAGCTGACTAATGGACGATACAAGTGGTGTATATGGGTGTCATCGTACTCGGTGTGGTCAATCCATGTTACCTatgagaaaatgaagaaattgTATTAGTATagtatcaaattatatatacaaattgtCAACAtcgaaaatgttttttttattaacttggaaaatggagaaaaagaattaagatgtTGACAGAAAATGACATGAAATTTAAAGTGATCATGGCAACAACATATTCAATTAAGTAAAGGTAGACTTTCCAGCATTACAATATACATGAACAATTTAATGTTAAACCTACAAAGTCCATACTATAAACAATTCTTGGAAAAGAGTGGACATATACATTACTGAATAAAACATTTACAGCTTGCAGTCATTTAACCCTTACAAATGCTCCAATTAAGTTGTAAATAATCAAACAATCGATTCGATGGAAGGACTAATTATTGTAGCATAGTATCTTTTTATGTACCTTATAGAGTAGCCATTTGGCATGTCTTGCACAAGGCAACCAGATGGTAGACTTCTACAGCTCAGAGACGTCTGAGCAGAGGCCGAGCCGCCTCGGTCGCTAATTCTATCAACATAGACATCCACAACCGCCCAAACACCTTCTGCATGTTGCTTACAAAACCTCAAGAAAGTCACTTGACGAACCGGCACAAGAGGTGATAGCAACTGAAGCTCTGCTTGCATCTACACTAAGTCACAATTAAACCAATCCCATTAAGAATATGATCCACTGGTCAAAAAGACAATAATGTAATGACTtgcgtgtgtatatatatacgtattaCCAAATAAAGAGCACCGTTTCTTGTCCCTCCCATACCACTAGAGATTGTTTCACTAGTCGAATTTCTTGCGATCATACATGGAAACATCTCGGCGCATCGTTCCTAACAAATTCAACAACACAGCCATCGTAACaattaacatttttcaaaaatacataaactgttATCGTGGTAGTTTGTCAAGTGGGCTAATTTAATCAAGTTACTAACCGAGTCCATTAAGGTTTCGACTAGGGCTAAGTTATTGATGATAACCATTCCAACTTCTTTAGAAGCTTCCGAGACAAACCCGTCCGGTTTAGGACCAAGGCAAGGTGTGAAAATTTTCTCGTATTCTTCACGGTTAAGCATTTCGCCTTTGCCTTTTGAGCTTGGTATCCAAAGCGGTTCGCTTCGAATAAGTAAGGTATTATTgcatttcctctttttttcaCTTAGTTTATTATTACAAGCATTGAGCATATATATAGCAAAggtattttagggtttaggtttccTCTTCGCAGCCAAGTATAGCAAACCTATTGGCTAGTTTAATTTTGGCATCGCAGCTCaattgcttttgctttttgaaCTTGTCTTGTTGTGTGTCTTGTTCCAAGTTTGTCTTTGGTTCAGCCTTTGACTTGTCTTCTTGTGCAGGAAGCTTCTGGATCTTGAATGCATTGTTTGGCTGCGTACTGGGCTTAGGCCTGTAAACTTGCTTGATAGCCTTGTTGGGCTTCTTAGTGTTTGAGCCCATTTGGTTAGACAAAAGTGAAATCACGTTTGTCCCGTTGACCGacgcttcttctttttcattctcTCCGACATATCTAATCTGTATTTTCATTTTCGTGTCTGTTGGTGATCCATGGTGATCCGTAGGTATCCTGCTTATAGTCCCCCTCAAACTCGGAGTGGGTGGAAAGGACACGCCGAGTTTGGTCCGCAGATGCTCGAAAGCACCAAACGGtaaagatttggtgaagatatccGCGAGTTGGAACTCACCGGAAATGTGCGTGACGGTCAAAGTTCCGAGGGCGACGCGCTCACGAACATAGTGATAGTGGGTCTCAAAGTGTTTGCTGCGTTTATGATAGGCCGGATTCGCCGTCAAGTAAACAGCGGAGAGATTGTCACAGAAGATCTCCGGTGCTTTAGGAAGCGGAATCCGGAGTTCCCGGAGAATTTTACAAAGCCATGTGACTTCAGATGCGGCTTCGGAGAGAGCtcgatactctgcttcagtgGAGCTTTTGGAGACCGAGTCCTGTTTTTGAACGGCCCAGGAGATGATGTTCTTGCCCAAGTAGGTGCAGTAGCCACCAGTTGATCGACGAGTCAAATCACAGCCAGCATGATCGCTATCATTGTAAGCTCGAACAGTACAGTCTGTGTTTTTATGAAATGAGATCCCCATGGTCGTTGTACCCTTGATGTAGCGTAAGATCCTTTTGAGCAGGTTAAAATCGGAGTACATAGGAGCATGCATCCTCTGACACACGAAGTTGACAGCAAATTGAAGGTCAGGCCGAGTAAGAGTCAGGTACTGAAGTTTACCTGCCAGGCTGCGGAAGTATGTTGGATCAGGGAAGAGAGCATCATTGGCGATACGACGATGAATGTCCTGGGCAAGGGAGTTGGCATCGGGTTACACTTTTCCATCTGAGCTACCACCAGTAAGTCTTCTGCGTATTTTTGTTGAGATAGGAAAAGTCCCCCTGAATGATATTGAAACTGTATGCCAAGGAAATAGTGTAGttttcccaagtctttcattctgaattgtttatttaattcgTTCAACAACCTTGTCAGGGTTGCAGAGCTGTTTCCTGTTATGGCCATATCATCGACGTACAGCAGGAGAACTATCATGGCATCGTCTTTGATGTAGACAAACAGAGACGGATCCAACTGACTGCAGTAGAAGCCAAATTCAAGTAAGAACTTACTGAATTTATCGAACCAAGCTCTTGGTGATTGCTTGAGGCCGTAAAGAGACTTGTGGAGAAGGCAGACGTGATCAGGCTTTGTTGGATCCACAAACCCGGTAGGTTGTTTCATGTATACTGTCTCTATTAAGTCTCCATGCAAAAAAGCgtttttaacatccatttgttTTATTTCCCAGTTCATGATGGTAGCCAAATGAAGGACAGATCGCACAGTGGGAGTTCTGACCACTGGACTATAAGTCTCAAGGTAATCAATTCCCTTTTCCTGGTCAAAGCCTTTTGCGACTAACCGGGCTTTGAGTTTATCTAAGGTTCCGTCTGCATTCAGCTTCGTTCGAAACACCCACTTACAACCTAGGACGTGCATATCTGGTGTGGGTGGAGTGAGAGACCAGGTATTTGCTTCTTTACAGTTACTCATTTCTTCTCCCATTGCATTGTTCCATCCTTCATGCTTCAAAGCTTCTGTTACAGTTTTAGGCTCCGGATATGACACTTTGTGGGTCATAAGTGCATATCTCGGATTTGGTTTTCGAATGCCTGCTTTTGACCGTGTAATCATTTGATGTGTAGGTTGACTTGATGAAGAATCTTCGACAGGACCAATGTCTTGAGAAGCATTGGCTGCTGCATTCTCATCATGTCAACAACCGGATTTTGAGAGTAATCCTGCTGATCAATTATATCTGATGAGAGTAATGGTGGAGAAGCAGTTGATGGAGTGTCAACCCTGCTTGCTTCTGGCAATGTACTAGCATTGTTCGTGTCAATAACCTCAGGTGTTGTGCCTTCCTCGTTCACATCACTCTCATTGTTTGGTGTAGGTAGAGGAAGTGGTGTAGTAATACTGCTTGTTTCTGTTGGTGTTGACACATGTGTACCGAT
The Camelina sativa cultivar DH55 chromosome 6, Cs, whole genome shotgun sequence genome window above contains:
- the LOC104793530 gene encoding homeobox-leucine zipper protein HDG1-like, whose product is MTRKNMDDSGEPPGILLSAATSVWIPVPPRRLFDFLRDVLLRSEWDILSNGGPMQEIANIFMGQDQSNSVSLLRSTAMNANQSSMLILQETSIDAPVDIPAMHAVMKGADSAYVALLPSGFGILPDGQGMEETGSLLTVTFQILVNSLPTTKLNVESIETVNNLISCTVQKIIAALRCDK
- the LOC104699466 gene encoding homeobox-leucine zipper protein HDG1-like produces the protein MLNREEYEKIFTPCLGPKPDGFVSEASKEVGMVIINNLALVETLMDSERCAEMFPCMIARNSTSETISSGMGGTRNGALYLMQAELQLLSPLVPVRQVTFLRFCKQHAEGVWAVVDVYVDRISDRGGSASAQTSLSCRSLPSGCLVQDMPNGYSISHKLHRKEKHVEASTKNDSKVLKRHERIMTRKNMDDSGEPPGILLSAATSVWIPVPPRRLFDFLRDVLLRSEWDILSNGGPMQEIANIFKGQDQSNSVSLLRSTSSMLILQETSIDAPVDIPAMHAVMKGADSAYVALLPSGFGILPDGQGMEETGSLLTVTFQILVNSLPTTKLNVESIETVNNLISCTVQKIIAALRCDK